The Daucus carota subsp. sativus chromosome 9, DH1 v3.0, whole genome shotgun sequence genome window below encodes:
- the LOC108200270 gene encoding translocation protein SEC62 isoform X2, which translates to MKKAGADKKKVRRSSAAPQNGANSNSDPAPKKASNKDVFQLFAEKLRDHKGLVSRWAVLQETRVEYFRGKDFASFLRNHSELKDILESDRNLEAEDIANVLLEKNLLVRCDRVVKTVRPGKKKLSTWPAHLEIFPEQVFSENDAFFAWTFVKRNPLWQTLLSFFWPVLTLAICLFPVYPHQCKLLILYCCAGVLLLILSLLAVRALVFGAIWITLGKRVWIFPNILAEEATLKDLFRFWPPKDEEEGPKWTSRLFYAAVAALVIVLLRHHAPDEAARARYQKRVSNIIDDVLEWNPRLALSGMMDKQPVVNSTDSNDNITNESKTSSQEPAVHDDEDGETISMQHEDEEVTGDLENKDDDM; encoded by the exons ATGAAGAAGGCCGGAGCTGACAAGAAGAAGGTCCGGCGATCCTCTGCCGCCCCTCAAAATGGGGCCAATTCCAACTCCGATCCTGCCCCCAAG AAAGCTAGCAACAAGGATGTATTTCAGTTGTTTGCTGAGAAGTTGAGAGATCATAAGGGTCTGGTCTCTAGGTGGGCTGTCTTGCAGGAAACACGTGTGGAGTATTTCCGAGGGAAAGATTTTGCTAGCTTTCTTAGGAATCACTCTGAGCTGAAAGATATTCTGGAATCCGACAGGAACCTAGAAGCGGAGGATATTGCTAATGTTCTGCTGGAAAAAAATCTTTTAGTGCGCTGTGACCGTGTGGTGAAAACTGTTCGTCCCGGGAAGAAAAAACTATCTACTTGGCCTGCACATTTAGAGATATTCCCG GAGCAAGTGTTTTCCGAAAACGACGCATTCTTTGCATGGACATTTGTCAAAAGAAACCCCCTATGGCAAACTCTGTTATCATTTTTTTGGCCTGTGTTAACTCTTGCAATCTGTTTGTTTCCTGTATATCCTCATCAGTGCAAGCTACTCATACTATACTGCTGTGCTGGTGTTCTCCTTCTTATACTTAGCTTGCTTGCTG TGAGAGCCCTGGTATTTGGTGCTATTTGGATTACTCTTGGAAAACGGGTCTGGATTTTCCCTAACATTCTGGCAGAAGAAGCAACACTAAAAGATTTGTTCCGTTTTTGGCCCCCAAAAGATGAGGAGGAGGGACCAAAGTGGACTTCACGACTCTTTTATGCAGCAGTGGCTGCCTTGGTGATAGTCTTACTGCGTCATCATGCCCCTGACGAAGCTGCTAGAGCCAG GTACCAAAAGAGGGTCTCCAATATTATTGATGATGTGCTGGAGTGGAATCCAAGGTTGGCATTGTCCGGGATGATGGATAAGCAGCCAGTGGTAAATTCTACAGATTCAAACGACAATATTACCAACGAGAGCAAGACGAGCTCTCAAGAACCAgcagttcatgatgatgaagatggagAAACTATTTCGATGCAACATGAGGATGAAGAAGTTACAGGAGACCTAGAAAACAAGGACGACGATATGTGA
- the LOC108200791 gene encoding uncharacterized protein LOC108200791, whose protein sequence is MNQQVQKNTLYVGGLAEEVNETILHAAFIPFGDIKDVKTPLDQATQKHRSFGFVTFLEREDAAAAMDNMDGAELYGRVLTVNYALPEKIKGGEQGWAAQPIWADADTWFERQQQEEEMQRMQAENKVAMEAAEELHRKKMAEDRDGEKDEETKDDPMAMAEAEALKQNT, encoded by the exons ATGAATCAACAAGTGCAGAAGAACACTCTTTATGTTG GGGGCTTAGCAGAGGAAGTGAATGAGACAATCTTGCACGCAGCATTCATACCCTTTGGAGATATTAAAGATGTGAAGACCCCATTGGATCAGGCGACACAAAAGCACAGGTCTTTTGGGTTTGTGACTTTTCTTGAGAGGGAAGATGCAGCAGCTGCTATGGATAATATGGATGGGGCTGAGCTCTATGGGAGAGTTCTTACTGTTAATTATGCTCTTCCTGAGAAGATTAAAGGGGGTGAACAAGGATGGGCTGCTCAACCAA tatGGGCGGATGCCGATACCTGGTTTGAAAGGCAGCAACAGGAAGAGGAAATGCAGCGGATGCAGGCAGAAAATAAGGTGGCTATGGAGGCTGCGGAAGAGTTGCACAGGAAGAAAATGGCCGAGGACCGAGATGGGGAAAAAGATGAGGAGACTAAGGATGATCCCATGGCTATGGCTGAAGCAGAGGCATTGAAGCAGAACACATAG
- the LOC108200270 gene encoding translocation protein SEC62 isoform X1 has translation MKKAGADKKKVRRSSAAPQNGANSNSDPAPKKKASNKDVFQLFAEKLRDHKGLVSRWAVLQETRVEYFRGKDFASFLRNHSELKDILESDRNLEAEDIANVLLEKNLLVRCDRVVKTVRPGKKKLSTWPAHLEIFPEQVFSENDAFFAWTFVKRNPLWQTLLSFFWPVLTLAICLFPVYPHQCKLLILYCCAGVLLLILSLLAVRALVFGAIWITLGKRVWIFPNILAEEATLKDLFRFWPPKDEEEGPKWTSRLFYAAVAALVIVLLRHHAPDEAARARYQKRVSNIIDDVLEWNPRLALSGMMDKQPVVNSTDSNDNITNESKTSSQEPAVHDDEDGETISMQHEDEEVTGDLENKDDDM, from the exons ATGAAGAAGGCCGGAGCTGACAAGAAGAAGGTCCGGCGATCCTCTGCCGCCCCTCAAAATGGGGCCAATTCCAACTCCGATCCTGCCCCCAAG AAGAAAGCTAGCAACAAGGATGTATTTCAGTTGTTTGCTGAGAAGTTGAGAGATCATAAGGGTCTGGTCTCTAGGTGGGCTGTCTTGCAGGAAACACGTGTGGAGTATTTCCGAGGGAAAGATTTTGCTAGCTTTCTTAGGAATCACTCTGAGCTGAAAGATATTCTGGAATCCGACAGGAACCTAGAAGCGGAGGATATTGCTAATGTTCTGCTGGAAAAAAATCTTTTAGTGCGCTGTGACCGTGTGGTGAAAACTGTTCGTCCCGGGAAGAAAAAACTATCTACTTGGCCTGCACATTTAGAGATATTCCCG GAGCAAGTGTTTTCCGAAAACGACGCATTCTTTGCATGGACATTTGTCAAAAGAAACCCCCTATGGCAAACTCTGTTATCATTTTTTTGGCCTGTGTTAACTCTTGCAATCTGTTTGTTTCCTGTATATCCTCATCAGTGCAAGCTACTCATACTATACTGCTGTGCTGGTGTTCTCCTTCTTATACTTAGCTTGCTTGCTG TGAGAGCCCTGGTATTTGGTGCTATTTGGATTACTCTTGGAAAACGGGTCTGGATTTTCCCTAACATTCTGGCAGAAGAAGCAACACTAAAAGATTTGTTCCGTTTTTGGCCCCCAAAAGATGAGGAGGAGGGACCAAAGTGGACTTCACGACTCTTTTATGCAGCAGTGGCTGCCTTGGTGATAGTCTTACTGCGTCATCATGCCCCTGACGAAGCTGCTAGAGCCAG GTACCAAAAGAGGGTCTCCAATATTATTGATGATGTGCTGGAGTGGAATCCAAGGTTGGCATTGTCCGGGATGATGGATAAGCAGCCAGTGGTAAATTCTACAGATTCAAACGACAATATTACCAACGAGAGCAAGACGAGCTCTCAAGAACCAgcagttcatgatgatgaagatggagAAACTATTTCGATGCAACATGAGGATGAAGAAGTTACAGGAGACCTAGAAAACAAGGACGACGATATGTGA
- the LOC108200805 gene encoding cytochrome b5: MPTLTKLYPMQEVSLHNSQDDCWVTIDGKVYDVSSYMDEHPGGDDVLLAATGKDATDEFEDAGHSKTARELMESFCIGELEVPTPLIPELEIVPNKQQNDIVEKIKDMSKQYWTVPVAVVGISVVASFLYSRRN; the protein is encoded by the exons ATGCCAACTTTAACTAAGCTATATCCAATGCAAGAAGTATCTCTGCACAACTCTCAAGATGATTGTTGGGTCACCATTGATGGCAAG GTGTATGATGTGTCCTCTTATATGGATGAACACCCAGGGGGAGATGACGTCCTGCTTGCTGCAACCG GGAAAGATGCCACTGACGAATTTGAAGATGCTGGGCACAGCAAAACTGCAAGGGAGCTCATGGAGAGCTTCTGCATAGGTGAGCTTGAAGTGCCTACCCCACTCATCCCGGAACTTGAGATAGTCCCAAATAAGCAGCAAAATGACATTGTGGAGAAGATAAAGGATATGAGTAAGCAATACTGGACCGTTCCGGTAGCTGTTGTTGGCATCAGTGTTGTAGCGAGCTTCTTGTACTCGCGTAGGAATTAA